Proteins encoded in a region of the Pelmatolapia mariae isolate MD_Pm_ZW linkage group LG16_19, Pm_UMD_F_2, whole genome shotgun sequence genome:
- the lmln gene encoding leishmanolysin-like peptidase, translated as MELRLSRDGKPSVSWFLLSPALFFSFLAVLVSCHGSCKHRVPSPNEIVHHVYLKPERLTKRSSPEDLQLKIKIIYDSSVDQLTADKRRLVKDKLFPQAIAYLQRAFSVRRRVGPVLLSRQCATNQYMRKRDDPHRYCQDACANVTRCGPVIVPQHHLQQCKVCSESGKSCGPTGSPDGPGVEGSDFVLYVSGVTTERCGQENIVAYAAYCQLEAELDRPIAGYANLCPAMISSQPQEFEGMLSTVKHEIIHALGFSAGLFAFYHDDEGKPLTPRFASGLPAFNESLGLYQWSDAVIRRVTRLWDIRGGVMVRHQVHVLVTPRVVEEARRHFNCPILEGMELENQGGIGTELNHWEKRLLENEAMTGSHTQNRVFSRLTLAIMEDSGWYRANYSLAQRLDWGRGLGCDFVMKSCKFWMDKQRQRRHAVTPYCDTVRASPLQLTCRQDQLAVAVCNLQKYPQELPLKYQYFERIPDVAADQLSFFGGAVEIADYCPFSQEFSWHLSGEYQRNSYCRVSENQPDWWRNYGAEQYGPDSVCLYQKSAFVMEQCTRKMTYPDWGSGCYKVSCSAQGLTVFVQDRSFLCVRKGQLLSISVRVNEWVYNGVLICPACTDFCDDCPLPYHLPPINTSRSNPIDPCSSSPGLATTLWLLLLNLLPLVAGLLLCHCS; from the exons ATGGAGCTGAGGTTAAGCCGGGATGGCAAGCCGTCCGTGTCCTGGTTCCTCCTCAGCCCTGcccttttcttctcctttctgGCCGTGCTAGTGAGCTGTCACGGATCCTGCAAACACCGAGTCCCTTCTCCCAACGAG ATTGTCCACCATGTTTACTTGAAGCCTGAGCGTTTGACTAAGAGAAGCTCTCCAGAAGACCTTCAGCTGAAAATAAAGATCATCTATGACAGCAGCGTTGACCA ACTTACTGCAGACAAAAGGAGACTTGTGAAG GATAAGCTCTTTCCTCAGGCCATCGCTTACCTGCAGAGGGCTTTCAGTGTCAGGCGCAGAGTGGGGCCCGTACTGCTCAGCAG ACAATGTGCAACCAACCAGTACATGAGGAAAAGAGATGACCCTCATCGCTACTGCCAGGACGCCTGTGCAAACGTCACACGATGTGGGCCCGTCATTGTACCACAGCACCACCTGCAG CAATGCAAGGTGTGCAGTGAGTCTGGAAAGTCATGTGGCCCTACAGGGTCCCCAGATGGGCCTGGAGTCGAAGGGTCCGATTTTGTGCTGTACGTCAGCGGCGTCACCACAGAACGCTGTGGGCAGGAGAACATAGTGGCCTATGCTGCTTACTGCCAGCTGGAGGCGGAGCTGGATAG aCCTATAGCAGGCTACGCCAACCTGTGCCCTGCTATGATCTCCTCTCAGCCTCAGGAGTTTGAAGGGATGCTCTCCACAGTCAAACATGAAATCATCCACGCTCTG GGGTTTTCAGCCGGTCTGTTTGCCTTCTACCACGATGATGAGGGCAAACCTCTAACTCCTCGCTTCGCAAGCGGCCTGCCCGCATTCAACGAGAG TCTGGGTCTGTACCAGTGGAGCGATGCCGTTATCAGAAGAGTCACCAGACTGTGGGACATCAGAGGAGGCGTGATGGTCCGACACCAAGTACATGTCCTTGTCACTCCTCGTGTTGTG GAGGAGGCGAGGAGACATTTTAATTGCCCCATCCTGGAGGGGATGGAGCTGGAGAACCAAGGAGGGATAGGAACCGAACTAAACCATTGGGAAAAGAGACTCTTAGAG AATGAGGCAATGACGGGCTCCCACACTCAGAACCGAGTGTTTTCTCGGCTGACGCTGGCCATCATGGAGGACAGCGGCTGGTACCGCGCCAACTACAGCCTGGCTCAGAGGCTGGACTGGGGCCGGGGTCTCGGCTGTGACTTTGTCATGAAGAGTTGCAAATTCTGGATGGACAAGCAGAGACAGAG aagacatgctgtgactCCGTACTGTGACACAGTGCGTGCCTCTCCTCTGCAGCTCACCTGCAGACAGGATCAGTTGGCTGTGGCTGTGTGCAACTTGCAAAAATACCCACAAGAACTGCCACTTAAGTACCAG TATTTCGAGCGGATCCCTGACGTGGCTGCTGATCAGCTGTCGTTCTTTGGGGGTGCTGTGGAGATCGCTGACTACTGTCCCTTTAGTCAGGAGTTCAGCTGGCACCTCAGTGGAGAATACCAGAGAAACTCCTACTGCAGAGTGTCTGAGAACCAGCCAG ACTGGTGGAGGAATTATGGAGCAGAGCAGTATGGACCAGACTCTGTGTGTCTGTACCAGAAATCAGCCTTTGTGATGGAGCAGTGCACTCGGAAGATGACGTACCCTGACTGGGGCTCCGGATGCTACAAG GTGTCGTGCTCAGCTCAGGGCCTCACGGTGTTCGTTCAGGATCGTTCCTTCCTCTGTGTCCGTAAAGGTCAGCTGCTGAGCATCAGCGTACGCGTTAACGAGTGGGTTTACAACGGTGTCCTCATCTGCCCCGCCTGCACAGACTTCTGTGATGACTGCCCCCTACCCTACCATCTCCCACCCATCAACACCTCCAGGAGCAACCCAATTG ATCCATGCTCCAGTTCTCCAGGTTTGGCCACCACTCTGTGGCTCCTGCTGCTCAACCTGCTTCCTCTAGTGGCTGGACTGCTGCTCTGCCACTGCAGctga